In a single window of the Microbacterium sp. SL75 genome:
- a CDS encoding MATE family efflux transporter → MTTPQPATLNRSILRLALPALGALVAEPLFLIVDAAMVGHLGVAPLAGLGIAGAVLQTIVGLMVFLAYSTTPAVARRYGAGEYGRAVRVGIDGMWLALCLGALLAAAGSLATPGIVDLFGAAPDVAENARTYLAISMWGLPAMLVVFAATGLLRGMQNTVTPLWIAGLGFGANALLNALFIYGFGWGIAGSAIGTVVAQWGMVGAYVLVARRLAQVHTASLGFQRESLGSTVRSGGWLFLRTVSLRAAFLATVAVATGLGSAELAGWQIAFTIFSTAAFALDALAIAAQALIGSSLGAGDTDAVGRVLSRTSAWGIWFGVAVGAVLAAASGVIGLIFTGDAEIAALIQPALLVLAVAQPLAGFVFVLDGVLIGAGDARYLALAGLLNLVPYAPALVLVALFAGGGAVGLAWLAAAFFGVYMVARALTLGLRVRGRRWMTAGA, encoded by the coding sequence GTGACGACCCCGCAGCCCGCGACGCTGAACCGCTCGATCCTGCGGCTCGCTCTGCCGGCCCTGGGCGCGCTCGTCGCGGAACCGCTGTTCCTCATCGTCGACGCCGCGATGGTGGGCCACCTCGGTGTCGCTCCCCTCGCGGGCCTCGGGATCGCCGGGGCCGTGCTGCAGACGATCGTCGGGCTCATGGTGTTCCTGGCGTACTCGACGACGCCCGCGGTTGCGCGGCGCTACGGTGCGGGCGAGTACGGCCGGGCCGTGCGCGTCGGGATCGACGGCATGTGGCTCGCGCTCTGCCTGGGTGCCCTCCTGGCCGCAGCCGGCTCTCTCGCGACCCCCGGGATCGTCGACCTCTTCGGCGCCGCGCCCGATGTCGCCGAGAACGCGCGCACCTATCTCGCGATCTCGATGTGGGGTCTGCCCGCCATGCTCGTGGTGTTCGCCGCCACCGGCCTGTTGCGCGGCATGCAGAACACGGTCACTCCGCTCTGGATCGCCGGCCTCGGCTTCGGCGCCAACGCGCTGCTCAACGCGCTGTTCATCTACGGCTTCGGATGGGGCATCGCGGGTTCGGCGATCGGCACGGTCGTGGCGCAGTGGGGAATGGTCGGCGCCTACGTGCTCGTCGCGCGGCGGCTGGCGCAGGTGCACACGGCATCCCTCGGGTTCCAGCGCGAGAGCCTCGGCAGCACCGTCCGCTCGGGCGGGTGGCTCTTCCTGCGCACGGTCAGCCTTCGCGCGGCGTTCCTGGCCACGGTCGCCGTGGCGACGGGGCTCGGCTCGGCCGAGCTCGCCGGATGGCAGATCGCCTTCACCATCTTCTCGACGGCGGCGTTCGCCCTCGACGCCCTCGCGATCGCGGCCCAAGCGCTGATCGGCAGCTCCCTGGGCGCCGGCGACACCGACGCGGTCGGCCGGGTGCTCTCGCGCACGAGCGCCTGGGGCATCTGGTTCGGCGTCGCGGTGGGGGCGGTGCTCGCCGCCGCCTCGGGCGTCATCGGCCTGATCTTCACGGGCGATGCCGAGATCGCCGCGCTCATCCAACCGGCGCTGCTGGTGCTCGCCGTCGCACAGCCCCTGGCCGGGTTCGTCTTCGTGCTCGACGGCGTGCTGATCGGGGCCGGCGATGCACGCTACCTCGCTCTGGCGGGGCTGTTGAACCTCGTGCCCTACGCGCCGGCGCTCGTGCTGGTGGCGCTGTTCGCCGGCGGTGGGGCCGTCGGCCTGGCGTGGCTGGCGGCGGCGTTCTTCGGCGTCTACATGGTGGCGCGGGCGCTCACCCTCGGGCTGCGGGTGCGCGGGCGGCGCTGGATGACGGCGGGCGCCTGA
- a CDS encoding monooxygenase, which yields MTTTDSATTDLADRWRDAPAPHDSAGWIARAREVADILAVDAVERDRANQPPFTEVALLKASGLVTLLGPRAHGGAGETWETAYKVIRAVARGDGSIGQLLGYHYLWAWAARLVATDAQIAGVEALYTSNAFLFGGAVNPRDSDLVIREDGDDLIFSGHKSFSTGGRVSDLTVLEGVLEGTDTHIFAIVPTAQEGIVFAGDWDNLGQRLTESGSVEIRDVRVPWADAAGFVDKQFQPLVYNTLNVPAIQLVFANFYLGIAQGALETAAAYTRDRTRPWPYGGDDKQRATDEWYLLEGYGTLQSKLWADEALLDAVGAEISAVLHAPREELTEHRRGEIAVRIAAGKLRIVDDGLEVASKVYELTGARATSNAVGLDIFWRNLRTHSLHDPIAYKKREVGEYVLLYQVPVPTWYT from the coding sequence ATGACGACCACGGATTCAGCGACGACGGACCTGGCGGACCGCTGGCGGGACGCACCCGCTCCACACGATAGCGCCGGCTGGATCGCGCGCGCCCGCGAGGTGGCCGACATCCTCGCCGTCGACGCGGTCGAGCGCGATCGGGCGAATCAACCCCCGTTCACCGAGGTCGCGCTCCTCAAGGCATCGGGCCTGGTCACGCTGCTCGGCCCCCGCGCGCACGGCGGCGCCGGCGAGACGTGGGAAACGGCGTACAAGGTCATCCGCGCGGTGGCCCGCGGCGACGGCTCGATCGGCCAGCTGCTCGGCTACCACTACCTGTGGGCGTGGGCGGCTCGGCTCGTGGCGACCGACGCCCAGATCGCCGGGGTCGAGGCGCTGTACACCTCGAACGCCTTTCTCTTCGGTGGGGCGGTCAACCCGCGCGACTCCGACCTCGTCATCCGCGAAGACGGCGACGATCTGATCTTCTCGGGGCACAAGTCGTTCTCGACCGGCGGCCGTGTCTCCGACCTGACGGTGCTCGAGGGCGTGCTCGAAGGCACAGACACCCATATCTTCGCCATCGTCCCCACCGCGCAGGAGGGCATCGTCTTCGCCGGCGACTGGGACAACCTCGGCCAGCGCCTCACCGAGTCGGGATCGGTCGAGATCCGCGACGTCCGGGTGCCGTGGGCGGATGCCGCGGGCTTCGTCGACAAGCAGTTCCAGCCGCTCGTCTACAACACCCTCAATGTGCCGGCCATCCAGCTCGTCTTCGCGAACTTCTACCTCGGCATCGCACAGGGAGCCCTCGAGACCGCCGCGGCGTACACGCGCGACCGCACCCGGCCGTGGCCGTACGGCGGAGACGACAAGCAGCGCGCGACCGACGAGTGGTACCTGCTCGAGGGGTACGGGACGCTGCAGTCGAAGCTGTGGGCAGACGAAGCGCTGCTCGACGCGGTGGGCGCCGAGATCAGCGCCGTCCTGCACGCTCCGCGCGAGGAGCTGACCGAGCACCGTCGCGGAGAGATCGCGGTGCGCATCGCCGCCGGAAAGCTGCGGATCGTCGATGACGGTCTCGAAGTGGCCTCGAAGGTCTACGAGCTCACCGGGGCTCGCGCGACGTCGAACGCCGTCGGCCTCGACATCTTCTGGCGCAACCTCCGTACGCACAGCCTGCACGACCCCATCGCCTACAAGAAGCGCGAGGTCGGCGAGTACGTGCTGCTCTATCAGGTGCCGGTCCCCACCTGGTACACGTGA
- a CDS encoding CsbD family protein produces the protein MGLDDKIKNAAQDIVGKAKEAIGNATDNDKLAAEGKADQVKADAKKAGEDVKDTFK, from the coding sequence ATGGGTCTCGACGACAAGATCAAGAACGCCGCTCAGGACATCGTGGGCAAGGCGAAGGAAGCGATCGGCAACGCCACCGACAACGACAAGCTCGCCGCCGAGGGCAAGGCCGACCAGGTCAAGGCCGACGCGAAGAAGGCCGGCGAAGACGTGAAGGACACCTTCAAGTAA
- a CDS encoding M13 family metallopeptidase codes for MTDTPRSGLALDELSDEIRPQDDLFRHVNGSWLERTEIPDDKARWGSFHLIAEQAEADVRTIVQESQDAEPGSEARKIGDLFASFMDTDRIEAAGREPLAAQLDRVDGVADIPSLLRLIGELERDGISGLLTLFVEPDPGDPTRYVPVVYQGGISLPDESYYRLDNFEETRTAYRAHIERILELAGVAEAAASADRTFALETDIAAHHWSREDSRDSVKTYNLKTWDDTLALAGIDLEPWRAGVAPGHDEALAEVVVYQPSFIESLGALLVEERLDDWKAWLRFKVVHAAAAFLSEAFVAENFAFYGTQLTGVPVNRERWKRGVSLVEAALGEAIGKVYVERHFQPAAKDAMDGLVANLIEAYRRSIQSLSWMTDETRERALAKLDTFVPKIGYPVRWKDYSELEITADDLVGNVRRAHVWEHDRQLAKVGQPIDRDEWYMTPQTVNAYYNPLMNEIVFPAAILQYPFFDADRDAAANYGGIGAVIGHEIGHGFDDQGSRFDADGSLRDWWTDADRSAFEERTKALIAQYEALVPQGLSEEHHVNGALTIGENIGDLGGLGIAIAAYRLFLESQGETDLNGPVVDGYTGIQRLLLSWAQIWQQKGRDAETIRLLTIDPHSPNEFRCNQIVRNIDAFYDAFEVTEGDALWLDADQRVTIW; via the coding sequence ATGACCGACACCCCCCGCTCCGGTCTCGCGCTCGACGAGCTCAGCGACGAGATCCGCCCTCAGGACGACCTGTTCCGCCACGTGAACGGCAGCTGGCTCGAGCGCACCGAGATCCCCGACGACAAGGCCCGTTGGGGCTCGTTCCACCTCATCGCCGAGCAGGCCGAGGCGGACGTGCGCACCATCGTCCAGGAGTCGCAGGATGCCGAGCCGGGCAGCGAAGCCCGCAAGATCGGCGACCTGTTCGCCAGCTTCATGGACACCGACCGCATCGAGGCCGCCGGTCGCGAGCCGCTCGCCGCGCAGCTCGACCGTGTCGACGGCGTCGCCGACATCCCCTCCCTGCTCCGGCTCATCGGCGAGCTCGAGCGCGATGGGATCAGCGGCCTGCTGACGCTCTTCGTCGAGCCCGATCCGGGCGACCCGACCCGCTACGTGCCCGTCGTCTACCAGGGCGGCATCTCGCTGCCCGACGAGAGCTACTACCGTCTTGACAACTTCGAAGAGACGCGGACCGCCTACCGTGCGCACATCGAGCGGATCCTGGAGCTCGCCGGAGTCGCCGAGGCCGCGGCATCCGCCGATCGCACTTTCGCCCTCGAGACCGACATCGCCGCGCACCACTGGTCGCGCGAAGACAGCCGCGACTCGGTGAAGACCTACAACCTGAAGACGTGGGACGACACCCTCGCCCTCGCGGGGATCGACCTCGAGCCGTGGCGCGCGGGGGTCGCCCCGGGGCACGACGAGGCGCTCGCCGAGGTCGTCGTCTATCAGCCGAGCTTCATCGAGTCGCTCGGCGCCCTGCTTGTGGAGGAGCGCCTCGACGACTGGAAGGCCTGGCTGCGATTCAAGGTCGTGCACGCGGCCGCCGCCTTCCTCTCCGAGGCCTTCGTCGCCGAGAACTTCGCGTTCTACGGCACGCAGCTCACCGGCGTCCCCGTCAACCGCGAGCGCTGGAAGCGCGGCGTCAGCCTCGTCGAAGCGGCGCTGGGCGAGGCGATCGGAAAGGTCTACGTCGAGCGCCACTTCCAGCCCGCGGCGAAGGACGCGATGGACGGACTCGTCGCCAACCTCATCGAGGCGTACCGCCGCTCGATCCAGAGCCTGTCGTGGATGACGGACGAGACGCGCGAGCGCGCCCTCGCCAAGCTCGATACCTTCGTGCCGAAGATCGGTTACCCGGTCCGCTGGAAGGACTACTCCGAGCTCGAGATCACCGCCGACGACCTCGTGGGCAACGTCCGCCGGGCGCACGTGTGGGAGCACGACCGTCAGCTCGCCAAGGTCGGCCAGCCGATCGACCGTGACGAGTGGTACATGACCCCGCAGACGGTCAACGCGTACTACAACCCGCTCATGAACGAGATCGTGTTCCCCGCGGCCATCCTGCAATACCCCTTCTTCGACGCCGACCGTGACGCCGCGGCCAACTACGGCGGGATCGGCGCGGTCATCGGACACGAGATCGGGCACGGCTTCGACGATCAGGGCAGCCGTTTCGACGCCGACGGGTCGCTTCGCGACTGGTGGACGGATGCCGATCGCTCGGCGTTCGAGGAGCGCACCAAGGCCCTGATCGCCCAGTACGAAGCGCTCGTCCCCCAGGGGCTGAGCGAGGAGCACCACGTCAACGGCGCCCTCACTATCGGCGAGAACATCGGCGATCTCGGAGGGCTCGGCATCGCGATCGCCGCGTACCGCCTGTTCCTCGAGAGCCAGGGCGAGACCGATCTGAACGGACCGGTCGTGGACGGGTACACCGGAATCCAGCGGTTGCTGCTCAGCTGGGCGCAGATCTGGCAGCAGAAGGGTCGGGATGCCGAGACCATCCGCCTGCTCACGATCGACCCGCACTCGCCGAACGAGTTCCGTTGCAACCAGATCGTGCGTAACATCGACGCGTTCTACGACGCGTTCGAGGTGACCGAGGGCGATGCCCTCTGGCTCGACGCCGACCAGCGCGTCACCATTTGGTGA
- a CDS encoding SDR family NAD(P)-dependent oxidoreductase, translating into MTRAEWDPENLPNLSGRSYLVTGATRGLGFFACEQLAAAGAHVLLTGRNPNKMSAAKAAIKRSTPDASIETLLLDTSNMGSVRAAAATARARGRLDGLLLNAGIVHPPKERQTAGGHELVFATNVLGHFALAGELLKPLAAARGRMVWVGSMSTSLWRHVPTDPELHEGYSPWRAYVQSKAATTALALEAQKRLLAHGVPIQSLVAHPGYSTSGRTRGVRGVNEPSRLTRFLDNLQAPITQSKEQGAWALVRALVDPYAEGGAMYGPALVARGAPRVATPARRTRGSELGADLWRACETATHVRWPFDRARRAAS; encoded by the coding sequence GTGACGCGAGCCGAATGGGACCCCGAGAACCTCCCGAACCTCTCCGGGCGGTCCTATCTCGTCACGGGCGCCACTCGCGGGCTCGGCTTCTTCGCGTGCGAGCAACTCGCCGCCGCCGGCGCCCACGTGCTGCTCACCGGCCGAAACCCCAACAAGATGTCCGCGGCCAAGGCGGCCATCAAGCGTTCGACTCCGGATGCCAGCATCGAGACGCTTCTGCTCGACACCAGCAACATGGGTTCGGTGCGGGCCGCGGCCGCCACGGCCCGCGCGCGCGGGCGGCTCGACGGGCTCCTTCTGAACGCCGGCATCGTCCACCCGCCGAAGGAGCGCCAAACCGCCGGCGGCCACGAGCTCGTCTTCGCCACGAACGTGCTGGGCCACTTCGCCCTGGCCGGCGAGCTGCTCAAACCCCTCGCCGCTGCCCGCGGCCGCATGGTCTGGGTGGGCAGCATGTCGACGTCGCTCTGGCGGCACGTACCCACCGATCCCGAGCTGCACGAGGGCTACTCGCCGTGGCGCGCCTACGTGCAGTCGAAGGCCGCGACGACCGCGTTGGCCCTCGAAGCGCAGAAGAGGCTTCTCGCCCACGGCGTTCCGATCCAGAGCCTCGTGGCCCACCCCGGCTACTCGACGAGCGGCCGCACGCGCGGCGTGCGCGGCGTCAACGAGCCGAGTCGGCTCACGCGCTTCCTCGACAACCTGCAGGCGCCGATCACCCAGTCCAAGGAGCAGGGCGCCTGGGCCCTCGTCCGCGCTCTCGTCGACCCGTACGCCGAGGGCGGCGCGATGTACGGACCGGCGCTCGTCGCCCGCGGAGCCCCGCGCGTGGCGACCCCGGCCCGCCGGACGCGGGGCAGCGAGCTCGGTGCCGACCTGTGGCGCGCGTGCGAGACGGCGACGCACGTGCGCTGGCCCTTCGATCGGGCTCGGCGCGCGGCATCCTGA
- a CDS encoding TrmH family RNA methyltransferase, protein MTHADETAPAPTDAAEPRSAHADDPAPRPDDVAAAPAHGVGPWPGGPDAWPDDPRYDRELLENGDTRNVVDVYRYWSMDAIVADLDVKRHPFHVAIENWQHDLNIGSIVRSANAFLAAEVHIVGKRRWNRRGAMVTDRYQHVRHHEDVAAFTAWAREVGLPVIAVDNVEGSVPVDRAEFPEACVLLFGQEGPGLSPEAIEAATGVVEITQYGSTRSINAASAAAVIMYEWCRRWA, encoded by the coding sequence GTGACGCATGCCGACGAGACCGCGCCGGCGCCGACCGACGCCGCCGAGCCCCGATCCGCGCATGCCGACGATCCGGCGCCGCGGCCGGACGACGTGGCTGCGGCACCCGCGCACGGCGTCGGTCCCTGGCCCGGCGGCCCGGACGCCTGGCCCGACGACCCGCGTTACGACCGCGAGCTGCTCGAGAACGGCGACACGCGCAACGTCGTCGATGTCTACCGCTACTGGAGCATGGACGCGATCGTGGCCGACCTCGACGTCAAGCGGCATCCGTTCCACGTCGCGATCGAGAACTGGCAGCACGACCTCAACATCGGCTCCATCGTGCGCAGTGCGAACGCGTTCCTCGCGGCCGAGGTGCACATCGTGGGCAAGCGCCGCTGGAACCGTCGCGGCGCCATGGTCACCGATCGCTACCAGCACGTCCGTCACCACGAAGACGTCGCCGCCTTCACCGCCTGGGCGCGCGAGGTGGGACTCCCGGTGATCGCCGTCGACAACGTCGAGGGGTCGGTGCCGGTCGACCGGGCCGAGTTCCCGGAAGCGTGCGTGCTGCTGTTCGGCCAGGAGGGGCCCGGGCTGTCGCCCGAGGCGATCGAGGCGGCCACCGGCGTGGTCGAGATCACCCAGTACGGTTCCACGCGCTCGATCAACGCCGCGTCGGCCGCCGCCGTGATCATGTACGAGTGGTGCCGTCGCTGGGCGTGA
- a CDS encoding HAD-IIA family hydrolase — translation MRTRGDIECWLTDMDGVLVHENTPIAGASELLAQWRAEGTPFLVLTNNSIYTPRDLSARLRASGLVVPESSIWTSALATADFLRSQMPGGSAFVIGEAGLTTALHEAGFIMTETTPDYVVVGETRNYSFEAITKAIRFIRGGARFIATNPDATGPSTEGVLPATGAIAALITKATGKEPYIVGKPNPMMFRSALNRIGAHSENTGMIGDRMDTDIVAGIEAGLHTVLVMTGISDQREIERYPFRPDEILGSVAELVRQEPLESDLADGEEGLEAGL, via the coding sequence ATGCGGACCCGAGGCGATATCGAGTGCTGGCTGACCGACATGGACGGCGTCCTCGTCCATGAGAACACGCCCATCGCCGGGGCGTCCGAACTGCTCGCACAGTGGCGGGCCGAGGGAACCCCATTCCTCGTGCTGACGAACAACTCCATCTACACTCCGCGTGACCTCAGTGCCCGACTCCGGGCGTCCGGTCTCGTCGTGCCCGAGTCCTCGATCTGGACCTCGGCTCTGGCCACCGCCGACTTCCTCCGGTCGCAAATGCCCGGCGGATCGGCCTTCGTCATCGGCGAGGCGGGGCTGACCACCGCCCTGCACGAGGCGGGCTTCATCATGACCGAGACCACGCCCGACTACGTCGTCGTGGGCGAGACCCGCAATTACTCCTTCGAAGCGATCACGAAGGCGATCCGCTTCATCCGCGGGGGCGCCCGCTTCATCGCCACGAACCCGGATGCCACGGGCCCCTCTACCGAGGGCGTGCTGCCCGCGACCGGAGCCATCGCCGCACTCATCACCAAGGCCACGGGCAAGGAGCCGTACATCGTCGGCAAGCCGAACCCGATGATGTTCCGCTCGGCCCTCAACCGCATCGGTGCGCACAGCGAGAACACCGGCATGATCGGCGACCGTATGGACACCGACATCGTGGCCGGCATCGAAGCCGGGCTGCACACCGTGCTCGTCATGACCGGCATCAGCGACCAGCGAGAGATCGAGCGCTACCCCTTCCGCCCCGACGAGATTCTCGGCTCGGTCGCCGAGCTCGTGCGCCAGGAGCCCCTCGAGTCCGACCTCGCCGATGGTGAGGAAGGCCTCGAAGCGGGTCTCTGA
- a CDS encoding metal-dependent transcriptional regulator: MESPVADDYLKAIYHHTEWQDSPITPSQLASVLGLAPSSVTEMVKKLAAQGLVTHRPYGPVSLTPAGGFRAAGVIRRHRLIETWLVREFDYSWDEVHDEAEVLEHSLSDRLLEGIDERLGRPRFDPHGDAIPDADGSVHREPFVLLAEASAGHAGRVLRVSDRDPELLRALVENGIDVGHELEVLSDDVVRADGVEVTLPAGAGSSVWLTR, translated from the coding sequence GTGGAATCGCCCGTGGCCGACGACTATCTCAAGGCGATCTACCACCACACCGAGTGGCAGGACAGCCCGATCACGCCCTCGCAGCTCGCGAGCGTGCTGGGTCTGGCCCCCTCGAGCGTGACCGAGATGGTCAAGAAGCTCGCCGCGCAGGGTCTGGTCACGCATCGGCCGTACGGACCGGTGTCGCTGACCCCCGCGGGCGGATTCCGGGCTGCGGGCGTGATCCGCCGGCACCGCCTCATCGAGACCTGGCTCGTACGCGAGTTCGACTACTCGTGGGACGAGGTGCACGACGAAGCCGAGGTGCTCGAGCACTCCCTGAGCGACCGCCTGCTCGAGGGAATCGACGAGCGACTCGGCCGCCCGCGTTTCGATCCCCACGGAGACGCGATCCCGGATGCCGACGGCTCGGTGCACCGCGAACCCTTCGTGCTCCTCGCCGAGGCGTCGGCCGGACACGCCGGACGCGTTCTTCGCGTGAGCGACCGCGACCCCGAACTGTTGCGGGCGCTCGTCGAGAACGGCATCGATGTCGGGCACGAGCTCGAAGTGCTCAGCGACGACGTCGTGCGCGCCGACGGCGTCGAAGTGACGCTGCCGGCCGGCGCGGGCAGTTCGGTCTGGCTCACGCGCTGA
- a CDS encoding Nramp family divalent metal transporter — protein MPKNMDAVDRRHTSGRALWLLGPAMVAGVAYLDPGNVASNMTAGATFGYLLVWVVVLGNVMAWLIQYLSAKLGIVTGESLPQALGHRIRRPWARRAYWLQAELVAMATDVAEVIGGAVALHMLFGIPLVWGGAITGVISMCLLLVQTRRGARAFETVLIGLLLIIAVGFTFGLFFAPPEPAGVIAGLVPRFEGSTSVLLAASILGATIMPHAIYAHSALARDRFAPAGADPATRGDGTHPLADATAQTRADALAEARGISTPRLLRATRWDVTIALAVAGTVNLAILLLAAANLAGVEGTDSLEGAYAALRAGLGPLVATLFAVGLLASGLASTSVGAYAGAEIMQGLLHARIPLLARRLVTLVPALVILALGVDPTLALVLSQVVLSFGIPFALVPLVALTRRRDVLGDYRNRAATTAAGVLASVFLIALNALLLWLVFTGG, from the coding sequence ATGCCGAAAAATATGGATGCCGTGGATCGCCGCCACACATCCGGGCGCGCACTCTGGCTGCTCGGACCGGCCATGGTCGCCGGCGTCGCCTACCTCGATCCGGGCAACGTCGCGAGCAACATGACCGCGGGCGCGACTTTCGGCTACCTGCTCGTCTGGGTCGTGGTGCTCGGCAATGTCATGGCCTGGTTGATCCAGTACCTCTCCGCGAAGCTCGGCATCGTCACGGGCGAGAGCCTCCCGCAGGCGCTCGGGCACCGCATCCGCCGACCCTGGGCGCGTCGTGCGTACTGGCTGCAGGCGGAGCTCGTAGCGATGGCCACCGATGTCGCCGAGGTCATCGGCGGTGCCGTCGCTCTGCATATGCTCTTCGGCATCCCCCTGGTGTGGGGCGGGGCGATCACGGGGGTCATCTCGATGTGCCTCCTGCTCGTGCAGACACGGCGCGGAGCACGGGCCTTCGAGACGGTGCTCATCGGGCTGCTGCTGATCATCGCCGTCGGCTTCACCTTCGGGCTGTTCTTCGCCCCGCCCGAGCCCGCCGGGGTCATCGCTGGTCTCGTTCCGCGGTTCGAGGGCAGCACCTCCGTCCTGCTGGCCGCCTCGATCCTGGGCGCGACGATCATGCCGCACGCGATCTACGCGCACTCCGCCCTCGCCCGCGATCGCTTCGCACCCGCGGGGGCCGATCCGGCCACGCGCGGCGACGGCACCCACCCCCTCGCCGACGCGACCGCCCAGACCCGCGCCGATGCCCTCGCCGAAGCCCGAGGCATCTCGACCCCGCGCCTGCTGCGAGCGACCCGGTGGGACGTCACGATCGCCCTCGCCGTCGCCGGCACCGTCAACCTCGCGATCCTGCTGCTCGCCGCCGCGAACCTCGCCGGGGTCGAGGGCACCGACAGCCTCGAAGGCGCGTACGCGGCTCTGCGCGCGGGACTGGGCCCGCTCGTGGCCACCCTGTTCGCGGTGGGCCTGCTCGCCAGCGGTCTCGCCTCGACCTCGGTCGGCGCCTACGCCGGCGCCGAGATCATGCAGGGGCTCCTGCACGCGCGCATCCCCCTGCTCGCCCGCCGGCTCGTCACTCTCGTACCCGCGCTGGTGATCCTCGCCCTCGGCGTCGACCCCACCCTCGCGCTCGTGCTCAGCCAGGTCGTGCTGTCGTTCGGCATCCCGTTCGCACTCGTCCCGCTCGTGGCCCTGACCCGTCGACGCGATGTGCTCGGCGACTATCGCAACCGCGCGGCGACCACGGCGGCCGGGGTGCTGGCATCCGTGTTCCTCATCGCCCTCAACGCCCTGCTCCTGTGGTTGGTCTTCACCGGCGGTTAG